The region GCAGGATTCCCTTTGACGCGGCCTTGTCATAGGCTTTCATGGCATTCACCATGGCCACTTTGGCTACCTCGGCGTTCTTGGCCTCAATGGCCTGCTCCACCTTCTTTGACAAAGTTTTGAGCTTGGATTTCGCGGAGTTGTTGATGAGCTGCTGCTTGTCGGCTTGTCGCTGCCTTTTGATCACTGATTTATGAATTGCCACTTCTTA is a window of Nitrospirota bacterium DNA encoding:
- the rpsT gene encoding 30S ribosomal protein S20, with the translated sequence MAIHKSVIKRQRQADKQQLINNSAKSKLKTLSKKVEQAIEAKNAEVAKVAMVNAMKAYDKAASKGILHKSTASRKISRLSTKVGKITAA